In a genomic window of Thalassotalea piscium:
- a CDS encoding thiamine pyrophosphate-dependent enzyme, whose product MSTSYELNFGNKYNESLPTLGEVMGDVIQFFGGEKVYGVGGDFAANLIAALDTKLNVLPSSNEMHAGFSACAQAEVSGMGFCLTTYMVGSLPCVTAAGLAVTESLPVVFISGAPAESEISNQAIHHTIHPNASWKTQYDNALNAYTALGIKVERLQGDRASSQPNIAGNRFYHLVAHAYKTKQPVFIEVPRDLVFAKTQLLKLPATINDIRWGENVLCGSQLIVESIVSKLRNAKAPMLYLGDKLKHNQVLKKLIIDFAEKFSIPFATSWFAKGIFDEYHPLSLGAYNGIFTQTQGREYIETKVDYVLDVATSIFAQDTNTAFATGTHKIENFTNKTLLKGGSVLERDIIEVFELLIDLDISPFSFQPLNNTQSSVNAAKINTYKNVHEAIDFNNLAQVLNELQQEDQTPYVYLPEVGNSYFCSYGLRVRKSNIGRGWLTNPWYGAMGTALPYARTVTQQIKEQGNKDRAVVIIGDGGFHFQSNELIHFLKDQTDVTIIYMRNNVFHLGKSGDGLIYHCNHSDFDVHNLVKAYQGMSYVCQSILDFKKSFKEALNHKGIQLIEILAKPTEDRQCNELKLLNLYIKANNGNSEAKREWALLTTYHKDNE is encoded by the coding sequence ATGTCTACTTCATATGAACTTAATTTTGGCAATAAATATAATGAAAGCTTACCTACATTAGGTGAGGTGATGGGCGATGTTATACAGTTTTTTGGTGGCGAAAAAGTTTATGGCGTTGGGGGGGACTTTGCTGCAAATTTAATCGCAGCACTTGATACCAAGTTAAATGTCTTACCATCAAGTAATGAAATGCACGCAGGGTTTTCTGCCTGTGCTCAAGCTGAAGTTTCTGGCATGGGCTTTTGTCTAACTACTTACATGGTAGGCAGTTTACCTTGTGTAACGGCAGCCGGTTTGGCTGTTACCGAAAGTTTACCTGTTGTTTTTATTTCAGGTGCTCCAGCAGAATCAGAAATTAGTAATCAGGCTATTCACCATACAATTCACCCTAATGCTTCATGGAAAACGCAATATGATAACGCTTTGAATGCATATACTGCTTTAGGTATTAAAGTTGAACGCTTGCAAGGCGATAGAGCAAGTAGTCAACCTAATATTGCTGGTAACCGCTTTTATCATCTTGTGGCTCATGCTTATAAAACTAAGCAACCTGTTTTTATAGAAGTACCGCGAGACTTGGTATTTGCTAAAACACAACTACTAAAGCTTCCTGCTACAATTAACGATATTCGATGGGGTGAAAATGTACTATGTGGTAGTCAACTTATTGTTGAGAGTATTGTAAGTAAATTAAGAAATGCCAAAGCACCAATGCTCTATTTAGGTGATAAATTAAAACATAATCAAGTGTTAAAAAAGTTGATTATAGACTTCGCTGAGAAGTTCTCAATCCCGTTTGCTACCAGTTGGTTTGCTAAAGGAATATTTGATGAATATCATCCTTTATCTCTAGGAGCTTACAATGGTATTTTTACCCAAACCCAAGGGCGAGAATATATTGAAACCAAAGTTGATTATGTTTTAGATGTCGCAACAAGTATTTTTGCACAAGATACTAATACAGCCTTTGCAACAGGCACTCATAAAATAGAAAACTTCACAAATAAAACCTTACTAAAAGGTGGCTCAGTGTTAGAAAGGGATATTATTGAAGTCTTTGAACTGCTGATCGACCTTGATATCTCACCGTTTAGTTTTCAACCGTTAAACAACACACAATCATCAGTAAATGCAGCAAAAATCAATACATATAAAAATGTACATGAAGCGATCGATTTTAATAATTTAGCGCAAGTATTAAATGAGTTACAACAAGAAGACCAAACGCCTTACGTGTATTTACCAGAAGTTGGAAACTCATATTTTTGTAGCTATGGCTTAAGAGTACGTAAAAGTAATATTGGCAGAGGCTGGTTAACTAATCCTTGGTATGGCGCAATGGGCACAGCATTACCTTACGCAAGAACAGTTACGCAACAAATAAAAGAGCAGGGTAATAAAGACAGAGCAGTGGTCATTATTGGCGATGGTGGTTTTCACTTTCAGTCAAATGAGTTAATTCATTTTTTAAAAGATCAAACAGATGTCACAATTATTTATATGAGAAACAACGTGTTTCATCTAGGTAAGAGTGGTGACGGATTGATTTATCACTGTAATCATAGCGATTTTGATGTTCATAATTTAGTTAAAGCCTATCAGGGCATGTCATATGTGTGTCAAAGCATTTTAGACTTTAAAAAATCATTTAAAGAAGCGCTTAACCATAAAGGTATTCAATTAATTGAAATACTCGCTAAGCCTACAGAAGATAGGCAATGCAATGAGCTAAAACTATTAAATTTATATATCAAAGCAAACAATGGAAATAGTGAGGCTAAGCGTGAGTGGGCGTTATTAACGACTTACCATAAAGATAATGAGTAA
- the ppsA gene encoding phosphoenolpyruvate synthase has protein sequence MQENVLWYENLGMNDVERVGGKNASLGEMISNLANVGVQVPGGFATTAYAFNEFLEQSGLNNKIYELLDTLDVSDVNALSVCGSTIRQWIIDTPFLPNMQTDIEKAYAQLAGEFSADASFAVRSSATAEDMPDASFAGQQETFLNVRGLDAVMIAIKHVFASLFNDRAISYRVHQGYDHRGVALSAGIQRMVRSDIASSGVMFSIDTESGFEDVVFVTSSVGLGEMVVQGAVNPDEFYVHKPTLAKGNPAVVRRNIGSKAIKMIYAENQEHGKQVEIVDVEPEVSNKFSLTDDEVMELAKQAVIIEKHYQRPMDIEWAKDGLDGKLYIVQARPETVRSRENANVMEQFQLQTTADVICEGRSIGHKIGSGVAKVLSSLDEMDKIQPGDVLVTDMTDPDWEPIMKKASAIVTNRGGRTCHAAIIAREMGIPAVVGCGDATKLIANGDKVTVSCAEGDTGFIYKGMLDFTVTTSEIDSMPELPLKIMMNVGNPDRAFAFAKLPHAGIGLARLEFIINKMIGVHPKALINFDQQSEDLKEEIRDYMAGYADPVEFYIAKLTEGVSTLAAAYAPEKVIVRMSDFKSNEYANLVGGEEYEPHEENPMIGYRGAARYISEDFRECFALECEAIKRVRNDMGLTNVEVMIPFVRTLDEAKQVIDILAENGLKRGENGLRVIMMCELPSNALLADQFLDYFDGFSIGSNDLTQLTLGLDRDSGLIAHLFDERDPAIKILLSMAIKACKARGKYVGICGQGPSDHADFAAWLVEQGIDSVSLNPDTVLPTWLYLAEQHAK, from the coding sequence GTGCAAGAAAATGTACTTTGGTATGAAAATCTAGGAATGAACGATGTTGAGCGTGTAGGTGGTAAAAATGCATCTCTCGGAGAAATGATCTCAAATCTTGCTAATGTAGGCGTACAAGTACCAGGCGGCTTCGCAACCACTGCCTATGCTTTTAATGAATTCTTAGAACAAAGTGGCTTAAATAATAAAATTTATGAGCTTCTTGATACACTTGACGTGAGCGATGTTAATGCGCTTTCTGTTTGTGGTAGCACCATTAGACAATGGATTATCGATACGCCATTTTTACCAAACATGCAAACTGACATAGAAAAAGCCTACGCGCAACTTGCTGGTGAATTTTCTGCTGATGCTTCATTCGCTGTTCGCTCATCTGCCACTGCTGAAGATATGCCAGATGCCTCTTTCGCTGGGCAACAAGAAACATTTCTTAATGTCCGTGGTTTAGATGCCGTAATGATCGCTATTAAGCATGTCTTCGCCTCTTTATTTAATGACCGTGCTATCTCTTATCGTGTTCATCAAGGCTATGATCATCGCGGTGTTGCATTATCTGCGGGTATTCAGCGTATGGTGAGAAGTGACATTGCGTCATCTGGTGTTATGTTCTCAATCGATACTGAATCAGGCTTCGAAGATGTTGTTTTTGTTACATCCAGTGTGGGTTTAGGTGAGATGGTTGTGCAAGGTGCAGTTAACCCAGACGAGTTTTATGTACATAAACCAACCTTAGCGAAAGGTAATCCTGCTGTTGTAAGACGTAATATTGGTAGTAAAGCAATTAAAATGATTTACGCTGAGAACCAAGAACACGGCAAACAAGTTGAGATAGTAGATGTTGAACCAGAAGTTTCGAACAAATTTTCGTTAACTGACGATGAAGTAATGGAACTTGCTAAACAAGCCGTTATTATTGAAAAACACTATCAACGTCCTATGGATATTGAATGGGCTAAAGATGGCTTAGACGGTAAGCTTTATATTGTTCAAGCACGTCCAGAAACTGTGCGTAGCCGTGAAAATGCTAATGTAATGGAGCAATTTCAACTTCAAACGACTGCAGATGTTATTTGTGAAGGGCGCTCTATTGGCCATAAAATAGGCAGTGGTGTTGCAAAAGTATTAAGTTCGTTAGATGAAATGGATAAAATTCAGCCTGGCGATGTATTAGTTACTGATATGACAGATCCCGATTGGGAGCCTATCATGAAAAAAGCATCGGCTATTGTCACGAACCGTGGTGGTAGAACTTGTCATGCTGCTATTATCGCTCGAGAAATGGGAATTCCAGCAGTAGTTGGTTGTGGCGATGCTACTAAACTAATTGCTAATGGCGATAAAGTAACAGTTTCTTGTGCAGAGGGTGATACGGGGTTTATCTACAAAGGTATGCTTGATTTTACAGTAACAACATCAGAAATTGATTCAATGCCTGAGTTACCTCTTAAAATAATGATGAATGTTGGTAACCCTGATCGCGCATTTGCATTTGCCAAGCTTCCGCATGCAGGCATTGGCTTAGCTCGCTTAGAATTTATTATTAATAAAATGATCGGTGTTCATCCAAAAGCGTTAATTAATTTTGATCAACAATCCGAAGATCTTAAAGAAGAAATTCGCGACTACATGGCCGGTTACGCAGATCCTGTTGAGTTCTATATTGCAAAACTCACTGAAGGTGTATCAACGCTTGCAGCAGCTTATGCGCCAGAAAAAGTTATTGTTCGTATGTCTGATTTCAAATCAAACGAATATGCTAATTTAGTGGGTGGTGAGGAGTATGAGCCACACGAAGAAAACCCAATGATTGGTTATCGCGGTGCAGCTCGTTATATTTCAGAAGACTTCAGAGAGTGTTTTGCACTTGAATGCGAAGCAATAAAACGCGTTCGTAATGATATGGGTTTAACCAACGTTGAAGTGATGATACCTTTTGTTCGTACACTCGACGAGGCTAAGCAGGTTATTGATATTCTTGCTGAAAATGGACTGAAACGTGGTGAAAACGGTTTGCGTGTTATTATGATGTGTGAATTACCATCGAATGCCTTATTAGCGGATCAATTTTTAGACTATTTTGACGGTTTCTCAATTGGCTCAAATGATTTAACTCAATTAACCCTTGGTTTAGACCGAGATTCAGGTTTAATTGCGCATTTATTTGACGAACGTGATCCTGCTATTAAAATTTTACTATCAATGGCAATTAAAGCCTGTAAAGCGCGTGGAAAATATGTAGGTATTTGTGGTCAAGGACCATCAGATCACGCTGATTTTGCTGCATGGTTAGTTGAACAAGGAATCGATAGTGTGTCGTTAAACCCAGACACTGTATTACCTACTTGGTTATACTTAGCAGAGCAACACGCTAAATAA
- the ppsR gene encoding posphoenolpyruvate synthetase regulatory kinase/phosphorylase PpsR, whose amino-acid sequence MRTAFYISDGTAITSEVFGHALLSLFPMEFEHQTIAFVETLKKAKETKEIINKVAKSSGQPPLVFHTFVNHEIREIIDSCDGVIYNFLEQFIAPIEQQLGIKAKPKAHRTHSIHENTYDYRIDAVNYALANDDGSNIANYEHADVILVGVSRSGKTPTSLYLALQYGIKAANYPFIDDDMDDMKLPKFLIPHKKKLFGLTIDPQRLMDIRDGRMANSKYSSARQCRMEIKSVENLYKKEKIPFLNTTKFSVEEITAKILSVTGLHRHKY is encoded by the coding sequence ATGAGAACGGCTTTTTATATCTCAGATGGCACCGCAATTACCTCTGAAGTTTTTGGGCATGCCCTACTTTCCCTTTTCCCCATGGAGTTCGAACATCAAACGATTGCATTTGTTGAAACGTTAAAAAAAGCGAAAGAAACCAAAGAGATAATTAATAAGGTAGCAAAGAGCTCTGGCCAACCCCCCTTAGTTTTTCATACCTTTGTTAATCATGAGATAAGAGAAATTATTGATAGCTGTGATGGCGTTATTTATAACTTTTTGGAACAATTTATAGCACCAATTGAGCAGCAATTGGGTATAAAAGCTAAGCCCAAAGCACATAGAACCCATAGTATTCACGAAAACACCTATGATTATCGTATAGATGCAGTTAATTATGCATTAGCAAATGATGACGGTAGTAACATTGCGAATTATGAACATGCTGACGTTATTTTAGTTGGCGTATCTCGCAGTGGTAAAACGCCTACTTCACTCTATCTAGCGCTACAATATGGCATAAAAGCAGCAAATTATCCGTTTATTGATGACGATATGGATGATATGAAACTTCCTAAATTTTTAATTCCTCATAAAAAGAAGTTATTTGGCCTTACCATTGATCCTCAACGGTTGATGGATATTCGGGATGGACGCATGGCTAACAGTAAATATTCGTCAGCTAGACAATGTCGTATGGAAATAAAGTCGGTTGAAAATTTATATAAAAAAGAGAAAATACCTTTTCTAAATACCACTAAGTTTTCTGTTGAAGAGATAACTGCAAAAATACTTTCAGTTACAGGTTTGCATCGTCATAAGTACTAA
- a CDS encoding 3-deoxy-7-phosphoheptulonate synthase: MTIKTDEFRTTLIENLVTPAELAQQIPLTDNTANFIIKSRQEIEAIINGDDDRLLVVIGPCSIHDTAAAIDYAKQLKPLHEKYQNELLIIMRVYFEKPRTTVGWKGLISDPDLDKSFKVAKGLNLARNLLLEINNIGLPAGTEFLDMVTGQYISDLISWGAIGARTTESQVHRELASALSCPVGFKNGTDGNIQIALDAIKASSVPHVLYSPDKSGQMCIYQTHGNPHAHVILRGGNTPNYYRENVIDTKAKLASANINAGIMIDCSHGNSLKDHNKQMDVATDIAKQISEGENKISGVMIESFIVPGNQKVIENQALVYGQSITDACVDLATSDKMLKTLADAITTSRQRHK; encoded by the coding sequence ATGACCATAAAAACAGATGAGTTTAGAACCACGCTAATTGAAAATTTAGTGACACCGGCTGAATTAGCACAACAAATTCCTTTAACGGATAACACCGCAAATTTTATAATTAAAAGTCGTCAAGAAATTGAAGCAATAATAAATGGTGACGATGACAGGTTATTGGTAGTTATTGGCCCTTGCTCGATTCACGACACTGCGGCAGCTATCGATTATGCAAAGCAATTAAAACCTTTGCATGAAAAATATCAAAACGAACTGTTGATTATTATGAGAGTTTACTTTGAAAAACCTCGTACAACGGTAGGTTGGAAAGGTTTGATTAGCGACCCTGATCTTGATAAATCATTTAAAGTGGCCAAAGGGTTAAATTTAGCCCGTAATTTACTGCTTGAAATTAATAATATTGGCTTGCCTGCAGGCACCGAATTTCTTGATATGGTTACAGGCCAGTATATCTCAGATCTTATTAGTTGGGGGGCTATTGGTGCACGCACTACAGAGAGTCAAGTGCATCGTGAGTTAGCATCGGCATTGTCGTGTCCGGTTGGTTTTAAAAATGGAACCGACGGTAATATTCAAATAGCATTAGATGCTATAAAAGCTTCAAGTGTCCCACATGTGTTGTACTCACCCGATAAAAGCGGTCAAATGTGTATTTATCAAACTCATGGTAATCCACACGCTCATGTAATTCTTCGTGGCGGTAATACACCTAATTATTATCGTGAGAACGTTATTGATACAAAAGCAAAACTTGCTAGTGCCAACATTAATGCAGGAATAATGATTGATTGCAGCCATGGCAATAGCTTAAAAGATCATAATAAACAAATGGATGTTGCTACTGATATTGCTAAACAAATTAGCGAAGGCGAAAATAAAATTTCAGGTGTGATGATCGAAAGCTTTATTGTTCCGGGTAACCAAAAGGTGATAGAAAATCAAGCCTTGGTTTACGGGCAAAGTATTACTGATGCTTGTGTAGACTTAGCAACTAGCGATAAAATGCTTAAAACACTTGCAGATGCGATAACAACGTCACGTCAAAGACATAAATAA
- a CDS encoding low molecular weight protein-tyrosine-phosphatase: protein MIDTEELKNIKSILFVCMGNICRSPSAEAVFRHKAEQRSINLFIDSAGTTGSHAKQKPDARAQKVGSARGYSFDNIKARKVTIEDFENFDLILAMDKHNVSELLTICPSHLTGKIKLFLDYANNFEENEVPDPYYGGAGGFKLVLDMVEDASDGLLSKIT, encoded by the coding sequence GTGATTGATACTGAAGAATTAAAAAACATTAAAAGTATTCTTTTTGTCTGTATGGGCAATATATGTCGCTCACCTTCTGCCGAAGCGGTATTTAGACATAAAGCAGAGCAGCGCTCGATAAACTTATTTATAGATTCTGCTGGTACTACAGGTTCACATGCGAAACAAAAGCCTGACGCAAGGGCACAAAAAGTGGGGAGCGCAAGAGGCTATTCATTTGATAATATTAAAGCACGTAAAGTTACTATAGAAGATTTTGAAAACTTTGATCTTATTCTTGCAATGGATAAACACAATGTGAGTGAGCTACTTACCATTTGCCCTAGCCATTTAACAGGTAAAATAAAGTTGTTTTTAGATTATGCTAATAACTTTGAAGAAAATGAAGTGCCTGATCCATATTATGGTGGTGCAGGGGGCTTTAAGCTAGTATTAGATATGGTTGAGGATGCGAGTGATGGCTTATTGTCAAAAATTACTTAG
- the blaOXA gene encoding class D beta-lactamase, translated as MFIKVTTLTLAIIAFNASSDKITERTDWGQYFECYSAKGTIVILDARNNVRQTYVYNKDRANEQFSPASTFKIPHTLFALDAGVVEDEFQVFAWDGVKRNFAAHNQDQTLRSAMQNSAVWVYNIFSKKLGEEKARNYLKKTIYGNADPSSDNGSYWLDGKLGISSFEQISFLEKLYRNTLPFRFDHQRLVKDIIIVEAGKNWILRAKSGWQGHFGWWVGWVETSNGPVFFALNIDTPNRLKDLHKREAIVRDILYSLNALIKR; from the coding sequence ATATTCATAAAGGTGACTACATTAACTTTAGCTATTATTGCTTTTAACGCATCTAGCGATAAAATTACAGAGCGTACCGATTGGGGACAATACTTTGAATGTTATAGTGCCAAAGGTACAATCGTTATTTTAGATGCTAGAAACAATGTGCGACAGACATATGTGTATAATAAAGATCGTGCAAACGAACAGTTTTCACCTGCATCTACATTTAAAATCCCACATACACTTTTTGCTTTAGACGCTGGCGTTGTTGAAGATGAATTTCAAGTGTTTGCTTGGGATGGCGTTAAACGAAACTTTGCAGCACATAATCAAGATCAAACATTACGTTCTGCAATGCAAAATTCAGCGGTATGGGTGTATAATATTTTTTCTAAAAAACTTGGTGAAGAAAAAGCAAGAAACTATCTTAAAAAAACCATTTATGGTAACGCTGATCCTAGTTCAGACAACGGTAGTTATTGGCTTGATGGTAAACTTGGTATCTCATCATTTGAACAAATTAGTTTTCTTGAGAAGCTCTACAGAAATACATTACCTTTTCGGTTTGACCATCAGCGTTTAGTAAAAGATATTATTATTGTAGAAGCTGGAAAAAATTGGATCTTACGCGCAAAGTCAGGCTGGCAAGGGCATTTTGGTTGGTGGGTAGGTTGGGTAGAAACATCTAATGGACCAGTATTTTTTGCCTTGAATATAGATACACCAAACCGTTTGAAAGACTTACATAAAAGAGAAGCAATAGTGCGAGATATACTCTATTCACTTAATGCATTGATAAAACGGTAG
- a CDS encoding EAL domain-containing protein gives MQLSSSVIKHRFINTSVLITLIALFFAGYSLYTYKEGAIGPLQQSPPLAINKSVSYLVDEKNNLSLKWVEQNIASFTSAPNNQVPFTVGEQSYWVLVNLINNTNSKRSLVLFTDNFILDTFTVYKVPINTANSPTLIYQLNQQNVMSSIYPNTAITINPQQKSTFLLNIKSNAAPKVPILFLGPEAFNKLTLLTIVISTAFVAVIFLMSLYNLIIYFSVKDKVYLLYLSYLVSTLIVLASINGFGRYIFPYSLHEWFNEYTLTFHYALAVSLILFTLYFLQYNNRKEPLFKVSIAFLGIAIITALVAIFFTHTLQAKVFFSIQPLFYLLCILLVIKRIRTDFSWARYYILSWIPLLIGAAIQPLSLLNIIGHSFYTRNAFLFAVMVEIILMAFALAERMRRNELERLHNIRYHSASGLPRKSNLETAINNCISSNTDFSVVVIKPEYIERIALYIDDKTNTELFINLYNKLSSLYFINDAVLSLTDHNEKLCFLNNQCLAFLVDNKRSQQPIEQLIASSQHVITENFLIKDLHLPLTGITGIASYPTDGMSSHQLINNAQIALKIAENSSQKWALYHNESVQNEHDAMKMAVGLKEALANEELMLYHQPQIDLKTLRVCSSECLIRWKGSNNEFIPPTVFIPLAEDIGLINSITLWVIKTALKQQKHLIDEYGYNHMVSINISGKDVAQDQFFLDVISIIEASGIPTDKIIFELTESISFSSNTKTIEQIEKLKDIGITISIDDFGTGYSSMSQINKLPFQELKIDRQFVENIGADHRRKVITKSTVEMAKGLGLEVVAEGINSKEDEDILRRFGCDIGQGYFYAKPMAFEDYIDWLNRLDHGRIINGIEGEFIPVDKMN, from the coding sequence ATGCAACTATCTTCTTCGGTGATTAAACATCGCTTTATCAATACTAGTGTATTAATTACCCTGATAGCATTGTTCTTCGCTGGTTATAGCCTTTATACTTATAAAGAAGGTGCTATAGGGCCTTTACAGCAATCACCCCCCTTAGCTATAAACAAAAGCGTTAGTTACTTGGTTGATGAAAAAAATAACCTTTCTCTAAAGTGGGTTGAACAAAATATAGCTTCGTTTACTTCTGCGCCAAATAACCAAGTTCCGTTTACTGTGGGCGAGCAAAGTTACTGGGTATTAGTTAACTTAATTAATAATACAAACAGTAAACGTTCCCTTGTTTTATTTACTGATAACTTTATTTTAGACACTTTTACTGTTTATAAAGTACCAATAAATACAGCTAATTCTCCAACGCTAATATATCAATTAAATCAACAAAACGTGATGTCTAGCATTTATCCCAATACTGCGATAACAATTAATCCACAGCAAAAAAGTACTTTTTTACTTAACATAAAGAGTAATGCAGCACCTAAGGTACCCATTTTATTTTTAGGGCCAGAAGCATTTAATAAATTAACCTTACTCACTATTGTTATTTCAACTGCTTTTGTTGCCGTTATTTTTTTAATGTCTTTATATAACTTAATTATATATTTTTCAGTTAAAGATAAAGTGTATTTATTATACCTTAGTTATTTAGTATCAACATTAATTGTGCTGGCAAGTATCAATGGTTTTGGTCGTTACATTTTTCCGTATTCGCTCCATGAATGGTTCAATGAATATACCCTGACATTCCATTATGCTTTAGCTGTTAGTTTAATACTGTTTACACTCTATTTTTTACAATATAATAATCGTAAAGAGCCCCTATTTAAGGTATCTATCGCTTTTTTAGGTATAGCAATAATCACTGCTTTGGTCGCGATATTTTTTACTCATACACTCCAAGCTAAAGTATTTTTTTCTATCCAACCTTTATTTTATTTATTATGTATCCTTTTAGTAATAAAGCGAATAAGAACTGATTTTTCTTGGGCGCGTTACTATATCCTTTCATGGATCCCATTACTTATTGGAGCGGCAATTCAGCCCTTGTCATTACTGAATATTATTGGTCATAGCTTTTACACGAGAAATGCCTTCTTATTTGCAGTTATGGTTGAAATTATTTTAATGGCATTTGCCTTAGCTGAGCGCATGCGAAGAAATGAACTAGAGCGCTTGCATAACATTCGCTATCATAGTGCAAGTGGCCTGCCTCGCAAATCAAACTTAGAAACAGCAATTAACAATTGCATTAGCAGTAATACAGATTTTTCTGTTGTTGTGATCAAACCTGAATATATAGAGCGAATTGCTTTATATATTGATGATAAAACTAACACCGAGCTATTTATAAATCTTTACAATAAATTATCGTCTTTGTATTTTATCAACGATGCAGTTCTCTCTTTAACTGATCATAATGAAAAATTATGTTTTTTAAATAATCAATGCCTAGCATTCCTTGTTGATAACAAACGTAGCCAGCAACCTATTGAACAGTTAATTGCATCAAGCCAACATGTGATAACTGAAAACTTTCTTATAAAAGATTTACACCTACCACTTACGGGCATTACAGGTATCGCCAGTTATCCAACAGATGGAATGTCTTCACATCAGCTTATTAATAATGCACAAATCGCGTTAAAAATTGCAGAAAACTCTTCGCAAAAATGGGCTTTATATCATAACGAATCGGTACAAAATGAACACGACGCGATGAAAATGGCTGTGGGATTAAAAGAGGCACTCGCAAATGAAGAGTTAATGCTCTACCACCAACCTCAAATTGACCTAAAAACATTAAGGGTTTGCAGTAGTGAATGCTTGATACGTTGGAAAGGTAGTAATAATGAATTTATTCCGCCAACTGTATTTATCCCTTTAGCGGAAGATATTGGCTTAATTAATAGCATTACACTATGGGTTATTAAAACCGCATTAAAACAGCAAAAACATCTTATCGATGAGTATGGTTATAACCATATGGTTTCAATAAATATTAGTGGCAAAGACGTGGCACAAGACCAGTTTTTTCTTGATGTAATATCAATTATAGAAGCGTCAGGAATTCCTACTGATAAAATTATTTTTGAATTAACAGAGTCTATTTCTTTTTCATCTAATACTAAAACAATTGAACAAATAGAAAAACTGAAGGATATAGGTATAACGATCAGCATAGACGACTTTGGTACTGGTTACTCTTCAATGTCGCAAATTAATAAGCTCCCTTTTCAAGAATTAAAAATTGACCGACAATTTGTAGAAAATATTGGAGCAGATCATAGGCGTAAAGTTATTACTAAATCAACAGTTGAAATGGCTAAAGGTTTGGGGCTTGAAGTCGTTGCTGAAGGCATTAATAGCAAAGAAGATGAAGACATTTTAAGGCGATTTGGTTGCGATATTGGTCAAGGCTACTTTTACGCAAAACCTATGGCTTTTGAAGATTATATTGACTGGTTAAATCGATTAGATCACGGTCGAATTATTAACGGTATTGAAGGTGAATTCATTCCGGTAGACAAAATGAATTAA